Proteins encoded within one genomic window of Actinoplanes octamycinicus:
- a CDS encoding MarR family winged helix-turn-helix transcriptional regulator, whose translation MTADSEPRWLSSPEMAAWLNLTQLLMLLPSALDRQLRDDAGIPHAYYQILAMLSNDPSRSMRMTDLARMVGTTTSRLSHAVASLEQRGWVIRQACSFDRRGQIASLTDAGMAVLAAAAPGHVAEVRRLIFDNLSEAEVEQLRAITGKILPAVTA comes from the coding sequence GTGACCGCGGACTCGGAGCCGCGGTGGCTCAGCAGCCCGGAGATGGCAGCTTGGCTGAACCTGACGCAGCTGCTCATGCTGCTGCCGAGCGCGCTCGACCGGCAGCTGCGGGACGACGCCGGCATCCCGCATGCGTACTACCAGATTCTCGCGATGCTCAGCAACGATCCGTCCCGCTCGATGCGGATGACCGATCTGGCCCGGATGGTCGGCACCACCACCAGCCGGCTGTCGCACGCGGTGGCCAGCCTGGAGCAGCGCGGCTGGGTGATCCGGCAGGCCTGCTCGTTCGACCGGCGCGGCCAGATCGCCTCGCTCACCGACGCGGGCATGGCGGTGCTGGCGGCGGCCGCGCCCGGGCACGTGGCCGAGGTCCGCCGCCTGATCTTCGACAACCTGTCGGAGGCCGAGGTGGAGCAGCTCCGCGCGATCACCGGCAAGATCCTTCCCGCGGTCACCGCCTGA
- a CDS encoding MMPL family transporter, which produces MSSALHRLALSVVRHRGRTLVIWLLALLVLAGGGLLIARGTDDAFTIPGSESQQALDTLKRVFPEVSGSSAQIVITGVDPAGERAAITDAVRAAERVDQVITVISPFDERFKGNRTGRAAIITVQFDVAFMDVKPATKATIDKIGTDLQGHIPGATTTVGGDAYADRVPKPSPIEGLGLVVALIVLLITFGSLVAAGLPLLTAILGVGLSVGLLYGVTRVVTVPSTAVTLAMMLGLAVGIDYALFLLSRHRDQLRDGLAVTDSIARATATAGSAVVFAGLTVVIALVGLVVAGIPFLTTMGLCAAVAVAIAVLIAVTLMPALLALAGERLRPRVRKEKKPGKRRIDVYARWVAAVTRRPVLTIVVLLLGLGALALPATELRLALPDGASEAPGSAARRTYDVITAEFGPGYNGPLLVTADIIASHDPVGLMNRLGAEIAKVPGVALVPIATPNPRAEIGIVQVVPASAPDSPDTADLVARLRALAPHFRAEYGVPTAVTGITAVGVDVSARLGGALVPFGILVVGLSLVLLTMVFRSIAVPIKATVGYLLSVGAAFGVTALVFQRGWLAAELNVAHTGSVISFLPIILMGVLFGLAMDYEVFLVARIREEYVHTGEARHAIDTGFRASAPVVVAAAAIMFAVFAAFVPESAATVKPIALSLAVGVFVDAFLVRMTLVPAVLALLGARAWWLPAGLDRRLPSFDVEGEGVTRELALADWPEPGATDVVATDRLRVGPGEIVNVVGDPRSASAFLLAVGGRVARVPGRMKTLGRVLPQRAAEVRDEVVLIRRPDPDAILAAAAGTPPLLLIDGFDRVPDRAAVLAGLRSAAERGSTVLITGRAHDPEIPTSIEVPA; this is translated from the coding sequence GTGTCTTCCGCACTTCACCGTCTCGCGCTCTCCGTCGTCCGGCACCGCGGCCGCACCCTGGTCATCTGGCTGCTCGCGCTGCTCGTGCTGGCCGGCGGCGGCCTGCTGATCGCCCGCGGCACCGATGACGCCTTCACCATTCCGGGTTCCGAGTCGCAGCAGGCCCTGGACACCCTCAAGCGGGTCTTTCCCGAGGTCAGCGGCTCCTCCGCGCAGATCGTGATCACCGGGGTGGATCCGGCCGGCGAGAGGGCGGCGATCACCGACGCGGTCCGGGCAGCCGAGCGGGTCGACCAGGTGATCACCGTGATCTCGCCGTTCGACGAACGGTTCAAGGGCAATCGCACCGGCCGCGCGGCGATCATCACGGTCCAGTTCGACGTCGCCTTCATGGACGTCAAGCCGGCCACCAAGGCCACCATCGACAAGATCGGCACGGACCTCCAGGGCCACATCCCGGGCGCGACGACCACAGTGGGCGGGGACGCCTATGCCGACCGGGTGCCGAAGCCCAGCCCGATCGAGGGGCTCGGCCTGGTGGTCGCGCTGATCGTTCTGCTGATCACCTTCGGCTCGCTGGTCGCCGCCGGGCTCCCGCTGCTCACCGCGATCCTCGGTGTCGGCCTCTCGGTCGGCCTGCTCTACGGGGTCACCCGGGTGGTCACCGTCCCGTCCACCGCGGTCACCCTGGCGATGATGCTCGGGCTGGCGGTCGGCATCGACTACGCGCTGTTCCTCCTCTCCCGCCACCGTGACCAGTTGCGGGACGGGCTGGCGGTGACCGACTCGATCGCCCGGGCGACCGCCACGGCCGGCTCGGCGGTGGTCTTCGCCGGCCTGACCGTGGTGATCGCCCTGGTCGGGCTGGTGGTGGCGGGCATCCCGTTCCTCACCACGATGGGACTCTGCGCCGCGGTGGCGGTGGCGATCGCCGTACTGATAGCCGTCACTTTGATGCCGGCGCTCCTCGCGCTGGCCGGCGAACGTCTGCGACCGCGCGTCCGGAAAGAGAAGAAGCCGGGCAAGCGGCGGATCGACGTCTACGCGCGCTGGGTCGCGGCGGTGACCCGGCGGCCGGTGCTCACCATCGTGGTCCTGCTGCTCGGGCTCGGCGCGCTGGCGCTGCCGGCGACCGAGCTGCGGCTGGCGCTGCCGGACGGGGCCAGCGAGGCGCCGGGCAGCGCGGCGCGGCGGACCTACGACGTGATCACCGCGGAGTTCGGTCCGGGCTACAACGGCCCGCTGCTGGTCACCGCGGACATCATCGCCTCGCATGATCCGGTCGGCCTGATGAACCGGCTCGGCGCGGAGATCGCGAAGGTGCCCGGCGTGGCGCTGGTGCCGATCGCCACGCCGAATCCGCGGGCCGAGATCGGCATCGTGCAGGTGGTCCCGGCCAGCGCGCCGGACTCGCCGGACACCGCCGACCTGGTCGCCCGGCTGCGCGCGCTGGCGCCGCACTTCCGCGCCGAGTACGGCGTGCCCACCGCGGTCACCGGGATCACCGCGGTCGGCGTGGACGTGTCGGCCCGGCTCGGCGGCGCTCTGGTGCCGTTCGGGATCCTGGTGGTCGGGCTGTCCCTGGTGCTGCTCACCATGGTGTTCCGGTCGATCGCGGTGCCGATCAAGGCGACCGTCGGCTACCTGCTCTCGGTCGGCGCCGCGTTCGGGGTGACCGCGCTGGTCTTCCAGCGCGGCTGGCTCGCCGCGGAGCTGAACGTCGCGCACACCGGCAGCGTGATCAGCTTCCTGCCGATCATCCTGATGGGTGTCCTGTTCGGACTCGCGATGGACTACGAGGTCTTCCTGGTCGCCCGGATCCGCGAGGAGTACGTGCACACCGGCGAGGCCCGGCACGCGATCGACACCGGGTTCCGGGCCTCGGCGCCGGTCGTGGTGGCCGCCGCCGCGATCATGTTCGCGGTCTTCGCCGCGTTCGTCCCGGAGAGCGCCGCGACGGTCAAACCGATCGCGTTGAGCCTGGCCGTCGGCGTCTTCGTGGACGCGTTCCTGGTCCGGATGACGCTGGTCCCGGCAGTGCTGGCGCTGCTCGGCGCGCGGGCCTGGTGGCTGCCGGCCGGGCTGGACCGGCGGCTGCCGTCCTTCGACGTGGAGGGCGAGGGCGTCACCCGGGAGCTGGCCCTGGCCGACTGGCCGGAGCCGGGCGCCACCGACGTGGTCGCCACCGACCGGCTGCGGGTCGGACCCGGCGAGATCGTCAACGTGGTCGGCGACCCCCGGTCGGCAAGCGCGTTCCTGCTCGCCGTCGGCGGCCGGGTCGCCCGGGTGCCCGGCCGGATGAAGACGCTCGGCCGGGTCCTGCCGCAGCGCGCCGCCGAGGTGCGCGACGAGGTCGTGCTGATCCGCCGCCCGGACCCGGACGCGATCCTGGCGGCCGCCGCCGGGACGCCGCCGCTGCTGCTGATCGACGGCTTCGACCGGGTGCCCGACCGGGCTGCGGTGCTGGCCGGGCTGCGGTCCGCGGCCGAGCGGGGCAGCACGGTCCTGATCACCGGTCGTGCTCATGATCCCGAAATCCCGACGAGCATCGAGGTGCCCGCATGA
- a CDS encoding alpha/beta hydrolase has product MINRPLSRLLALTAALVATLAVLVAAGPPPTAAATRPPRVFRDLAYAPAQPPGGRGHLLDLYLPAESVTSPRPLLIVMGGSGWLADDGKGYAPALVPYFTSHGFVVAGVSTRSSLQATFPAQVDDVQAAVRWLRANAGRYEFDPDRIAVLGDSSGGWTALMAGFTGTGVRAVVDLYAPIDFGQMDAHMLPGACPSLNQVFHLDACHASALSPESSLLGCPILTCPTRVAAANPIGRLTPAAPPVLIIHGTEDGLVPLHQSDLLFDALAAAAVPTTYYTVPGVGHNRDIVAPSHARATVRHVGAPLTPDAPHPTYEAIESFLRAAFTRPAAPCAPRGVCAGS; this is encoded by the coding sequence ATGATCAATCGACCGCTTTCCCGACTCCTTGCGCTGACCGCGGCCCTGGTCGCCACGCTGGCGGTGCTGGTCGCCGCCGGACCGCCACCGACCGCCGCGGCCACCCGTCCGCCACGGGTGTTCCGCGACCTCGCCTACGCCCCCGCCCAGCCGCCCGGCGGACGGGGCCATCTGCTCGACCTCTACCTACCGGCAGAATCGGTCACCAGCCCGCGCCCCCTCCTGATCGTGATGGGCGGCAGCGGCTGGCTGGCCGACGACGGCAAGGGCTACGCCCCCGCGCTGGTCCCCTACTTCACCTCGCACGGCTTCGTGGTGGCCGGCGTGTCCACCCGCTCCAGCCTCCAGGCGACGTTCCCGGCCCAGGTGGACGACGTGCAGGCGGCGGTCCGCTGGCTGCGCGCGAACGCCGGCCGCTACGAGTTCGACCCGGATCGGATCGCCGTGCTCGGCGACTCCTCGGGCGGCTGGACGGCACTGATGGCCGGTTTCACCGGCACCGGCGTGCGCGCCGTCGTGGACCTCTACGCCCCGATCGACTTCGGTCAGATGGACGCGCACATGCTGCCCGGCGCGTGCCCGTCCCTCAACCAGGTGTTCCACCTGGACGCCTGCCACGCCTCGGCGCTGTCCCCGGAGTCATCGCTGCTCGGCTGTCCGATTCTGACCTGCCCGACCCGGGTCGCGGCGGCCAACCCGATCGGCCGGCTCACCCCGGCCGCCCCACCGGTCCTGATCATCCACGGCACCGAGGACGGCCTGGTCCCCCTGCACCAGAGTGACCTGCTCTTCGACGCCTTGGCCGCGGCAGCCGTGCCGACGACCTATTACACAGTCCCGGGCGTCGGCCACAACCGGGACATCGTCGCCCCGTCGCATGCCCGAGCCACGGTCCGCCACGTCGGCGCACCCTTGACCCCGGACGCCCCGCACCCCACATACGAGGCGATCGAGTCATTCCTGCGAGCCGCCTTCACCCGCCCCGCCGCTCCCTGCGCACCCCGTGGAGTTTGCGCTGGTAGTTGA
- a CDS encoding dCMP deaminase has protein sequence MTSYTEADRFWTRSAIDLSRLSPPSPTHYAVGALVVGPAGNPMATGYTGETDPHFHAEEEALAKLAGRGLDLAEATLYTSLEPCTTRKSRPVSCTELILAAGIRRVVLALREPLHFADCTGVETLQAHGLEVIEISDLGEAVRDINAHVMGMQTT, from the coding sequence ATGACGTCATACACCGAGGCTGACCGTTTCTGGACACGATCGGCCATCGACCTCTCCCGGCTGTCCCCGCCGTCGCCGACGCACTACGCGGTCGGCGCTCTGGTGGTCGGCCCGGCCGGCAACCCGATGGCCACCGGATACACCGGGGAGACCGACCCGCACTTCCACGCCGAGGAGGAGGCGCTGGCCAAGCTGGCCGGGCGCGGCCTCGACCTGGCCGAGGCGACGCTCTACACCTCGCTGGAGCCGTGCACCACCCGCAAGTCCCGGCCGGTCTCGTGCACCGAGCTGATCCTCGCCGCCGGCATCCGCCGGGTGGTGCTGGCGCTACGCGAGCCGCTGCACTTCGCCGACTGCACCGGGGTGGAGACACTCCAGGCGCACGGCCTCGAAGTGATCGAGATCTCTGATCTGGGTGAGGCGGTCCGGGACATCAACGCGCACGTCATGGGGATGCAGACGACATGA
- a CDS encoding TetR/AcrR family transcriptional regulator: MPAKRRDAEANRDRILRAAQDLLSRNPAASMDDLAQAAGVVRRTVYAHFPTRDALLDGLSDKVSTHLLGALGGTDRSGLEPEVALADFALTVWTVGAEYRLLMTLADADLGASRLHELLAPIRAQGLELLVRGRASGRFATHLPPELLTLALQGMTLSMIQAVNEGVWSDDGTAAATGVLIAAGLPVTAAEEAVARARNLKVAHD; this comes from the coding sequence ATGCCAGCGAAACGCCGTGACGCCGAGGCGAACCGGGACCGGATCCTGCGGGCCGCCCAGGACCTGCTCTCCCGCAATCCGGCGGCCAGCATGGACGACCTGGCCCAGGCCGCCGGCGTGGTCCGGCGGACCGTCTACGCCCACTTCCCGACCCGGGACGCGCTGCTCGACGGCCTCTCCGACAAGGTCTCCACGCACCTGCTCGGCGCGCTCGGCGGCACCGACCGGTCCGGCCTGGAGCCGGAGGTGGCCCTGGCCGACTTCGCGCTCACCGTGTGGACGGTGGGCGCCGAGTACCGCCTGCTGATGACCCTGGCCGACGCCGACCTGGGCGCGTCCCGGCTGCACGAGTTGCTCGCCCCGATCCGGGCGCAGGGCCTGGAGCTACTGGTCCGCGGCCGGGCGAGCGGCCGGTTCGCCACCCATCTGCCGCCCGAGCTGCTCACCCTGGCGCTGCAGGGGATGACCCTGTCGATGATCCAGGCGGTGAACGAGGGCGTCTGGTCGGACGACGGGACGGCCGCCGCGACCGGGGTGCTGATCGCCGCCGGTCTGCCGGTCACCGCCGCCGAGGAGGCCGTCGCGCGGGCGAGAAACCTGAAAGTTGCACACGACTGA
- a CDS encoding YhgE/Pip family protein, whose amino-acid sequence MTRKWLGALLVPLLAATALLAAFHDPAARLDTVTAAIVNDDQPVQRDGQTIPLGRELAAKLVAHTGDNYTWVLTGADDAAAGLDSGRYRVAVTIPANFSRAAISTGNAEPATAERAWVAVTASRTSNGVDPVVSRTLTDAAVATLNQTVVETYLDNVYLGFNRMHDQLGEAADGAGQVSGGAGRVADGSNRLVIGLGQLATGSGALADGTDRLSSGASTLAEGAGQLRDGAGTLATGTGQLATGATRLSSGAGQLAAGTQELAGGLATLRTRTAALPAQTRELADGAQRVADGNQRLADTVVPIANQVVTGIDRLPDLTSATRRARELADQCQTPADVCAQLRDAADRLVEASGDAETAKSGVRAKVIEVRDGITDLADGAQQVADGADRLADQTPQLVGGIRQAATGASTVDKAAGRLADGAAELRTGAGKAATGAAALRDGAQRLAGGADQLADGAADAASGADQLTSGVRQAGAAGRQLADGSTRLAGGAADLAGALDDGRAQVPSYSAAEREHLRAVAATPIAATGHGFSDLGALAAGPILVLVLWLGVLLLPYRGRDPLTWRGPTWRLAVTNLRRPLGYALAQALLVTAAAEVFLRLGPWRALALLAVDGLVAVVFVLVVQALVVGFGAAGRLLGVLVPVIALATAVVSGVPGALATVASYLPTYGPVFAVRALTAHGGAGGTGVALTLGWLLLGVLGVLCAYAYRRTVRIGGLLVTAA is encoded by the coding sequence ATGACCAGGAAGTGGCTCGGCGCGCTGCTGGTGCCGCTGCTCGCGGCGACCGCGCTGCTGGCGGCCTTCCACGATCCGGCGGCCCGGCTGGACACGGTGACCGCCGCGATCGTCAACGACGACCAGCCGGTGCAGCGGGACGGGCAGACCATCCCGCTCGGCCGGGAGCTGGCCGCCAAGCTGGTCGCGCACACCGGCGACAACTACACCTGGGTGCTCACCGGCGCCGACGACGCCGCGGCCGGGCTGGACTCGGGGCGTTACCGGGTCGCGGTCACCATCCCGGCGAACTTCTCCCGGGCGGCGATCTCCACCGGCAACGCCGAGCCGGCCACGGCGGAGCGGGCCTGGGTGGCGGTGACCGCGTCGCGTACCTCGAACGGGGTCGACCCGGTGGTCAGCCGGACCCTGACCGACGCCGCGGTCGCCACCCTCAACCAGACCGTGGTCGAGACCTACCTGGACAACGTCTACCTGGGCTTCAACCGGATGCACGACCAGCTCGGCGAGGCCGCGGACGGCGCCGGTCAGGTGTCCGGCGGCGCCGGCCGGGTGGCCGACGGCAGCAACCGGCTGGTGATCGGGCTGGGGCAGCTCGCCACCGGCAGCGGCGCGCTGGCCGACGGCACCGACCGGCTCAGCTCCGGCGCGTCCACTCTGGCCGAAGGTGCCGGGCAGCTCCGCGACGGGGCCGGCACGCTGGCCACCGGCACCGGGCAGCTCGCCACCGGCGCGACCCGGCTGAGCAGCGGCGCCGGGCAGCTCGCGGCCGGCACGCAGGAGCTGGCCGGCGGCCTGGCCACGCTGCGCACCCGGACCGCCGCCCTGCCCGCGCAGACCCGGGAGCTGGCCGACGGCGCGCAGCGGGTCGCCGACGGCAACCAGCGGCTCGCGGACACCGTGGTGCCGATCGCCAACCAGGTGGTGACCGGCATTGATCGGCTGCCCGACCTCACCTCGGCGACCCGGCGGGCCCGGGAGCTGGCTGATCAGTGTCAGACACCGGCCGACGTGTGCGCGCAGCTGCGCGATGCCGCCGACCGGCTCGTCGAGGCCAGCGGCGACGCGGAGACCGCCAAGTCCGGCGTGCGGGCCAAGGTGATCGAGGTCCGGGACGGGATCACCGACCTGGCCGACGGCGCCCAGCAGGTCGCCGACGGCGCGGACCGGCTCGCCGATCAGACTCCGCAGCTGGTCGGCGGCATCCGGCAGGCCGCGACCGGTGCGTCCACCGTGGACAAGGCGGCCGGGCGGCTCGCCGACGGCGCCGCCGAGTTGCGGACCGGTGCCGGGAAGGCGGCGACCGGCGCGGCCGCGCTGCGCGACGGCGCGCAGCGGCTGGCCGGGGGAGCGGACCAGCTCGCCGACGGCGCCGCGGACGCCGCCTCCGGCGCCGATCAACTGACTTCTGGGGTACGCCAGGCCGGCGCCGCCGGTCGGCAACTCGCTGACGGGTCCACCCGGCTCGCCGGTGGCGCCGCCGACCTGGCCGGCGCCCTGGACGACGGCCGGGCCCAGGTGCCCAGCTACTCGGCGGCGGAACGGGAGCATCTGCGGGCCGTCGCCGCCACCCCGATCGCCGCGACCGGGCACGGCTTCAGCGACCTGGGCGCGCTGGCCGCCGGCCCGATCCTGGTGCTGGTGCTCTGGCTGGGCGTGCTGCTGCTGCCCTACCGCGGCCGGGACCCGCTCACCTGGCGCGGCCCGACCTGGCGGCTCGCGGTGACCAACCTCCGGCGCCCACTCGGGTACGCCCTCGCCCAGGCCCTGCTGGTGACCGCCGCCGCCGAGGTGTTCCTCCGGCTCGGGCCGTGGCGGGCGCTCGCGCTGCTCGCCGTGGACGGGCTGGTCGCCGTGGTGTTCGTGCTGGTGGTGCAGGCGCTGGTGGTCGGTTTCGGCGCGGCCGGGCGGCTGCTCGGGGTGCTGGTGCCGGTGATCGCGCTGGCCACCGCGGTGGTCTCCGGGGTGCCCGGTGCGCTCGCCACGGTCGCGAGCTACCTGCCGACGTACGGGCCGGTCTTCGCGGTGCGGGCGCTGACCGCGCACGGCGGGGCGGGCGGCACCGGGGTCGCGCTGACCCTGGGCTGGCTGCTGCTCGGGGTGCTCGGAGTGCTCTGCGCGTACGCCTACCGGCGGACCGTCCGGATCGGCGGACTGCTGGTGACGGCGGCGTGA
- a CDS encoding DUF4232 domain-containing protein, with protein sequence MNWRPVLAVPAMCAAALLALTACQQDTAAAPAAPATTVPATTAAASAPGSAPSSADAPATVTTKAPTSDPGDPDAPACATANLKVTIDEAEGAGGHSIAPVHFRNTGPACWIEGYPTVVTGAGATAGKTPAGYGGGLSDGSAPSPYLLEKGDTASAVIEALNANPDGTACQSVTTIRVSPPKERASVKLAWSGGCAGFEVHPVIRGTTGRED encoded by the coding sequence ATGAACTGGCGTCCCGTTCTTGCCGTCCCGGCGATGTGCGCCGCCGCGCTGCTCGCGCTGACCGCTTGCCAGCAGGACACCGCCGCGGCGCCGGCGGCCCCGGCCACGACCGTCCCGGCCACGACCGCCGCGGCCTCCGCGCCCGGGTCGGCACCGTCCTCTGCGGACGCGCCGGCCACGGTCACGACCAAGGCTCCGACCAGCGACCCCGGCGACCCGGACGCGCCGGCCTGCGCCACCGCCAACCTGAAGGTCACCATCGACGAGGCGGAGGGTGCGGGCGGCCACAGCATCGCGCCGGTGCACTTCCGCAACACCGGCCCGGCCTGCTGGATCGAGGGCTACCCGACGGTCGTCACCGGGGCCGGCGCCACCGCCGGGAAGACCCCGGCCGGTTACGGGGGCGGGCTCAGCGACGGCTCGGCTCCGTCGCCCTACCTGCTGGAGAAGGGCGACACCGCGTCCGCGGTGATCGAGGCGCTGAACGCCAACCCGGACGGCACCGCCTGCCAGTCGGTCACCACCATCCGGGTCAGCCCGCCGAAAGAGCGCGCCTCGGTGAAACTCGCCTGGTCCGGCGGCTGCGCCGGGTTCGAGGTGCACCCGGTCATCCGCGGCACGACCGGCCGGGAGGACTGA
- a CDS encoding S8 family serine peptidase, with the protein MDAVRSEAFMILAAGATVRVTSFVTLGLLLAAGLVAPASAAEADPVRLDVGLSAGTDPAVVVDALGDAVVTTRPVPGLDAITIDVPADRIDAALTVLAATEGVRYADRGAVVGADSEVLPYALVVSEVPQAWTWTAGKPGITVAVVDSGVNVNLDMPATRLAAGYDFVDGDAAPADSDGHGTMMANVIAAQRGGGVGTIGVCSACSIMPVRVLSSGRGTTADAAAGIAWAADHGARVINASFSTASPSRLLLDAVEHANAKGALVVASAGNVYSAAHRYPAAYEPALAVTEHDRYFDYPEKNTEDDQWVDVTAYGGSAALGKDGEIGYAKGSSGATAVASGVAALAFSMRPDATAAEVNALIRRDADRQANYVDYHPPQVDAAQVVYDLGGTDTAPPTITETGLTDGQLIGAAGTYVPTQVTDDHGVEHVDLIVGGQVAATRTELGRSIPWEPPTGYNGPLPVTVVAYDYAGNTASATTTVQVDSVQPTVTLVSPAQTDTVHGTTVDITVEASSDTKSIVAQWQGSNPAYSLNPIPGTDRWTGKASLSPEGQFGLDIWDKAGNYTTFSHAFAVDNDPPAGGTIAPASWAKVRGTFVSTLTGVTDASGIAKAELWADGRYLGADTTLPYALPVPTGSYTGTFQLTWRVTDRLGQERTLPARTLVADNTAPTVKITKAPKNNAKVSGTVKIYVSAYDASGVARVELLVNGKLVTRDTTAGYLLKLNTKKQKKTMKVQVRVYDKLGNVRYTSVRTWHRR; encoded by the coding sequence ATGGATGCCGTACGATCCGAGGCATTCATGATCTTGGCTGCGGGGGCAACCGTGCGCGTCACCTCTTTCGTCACGTTGGGCCTTCTACTGGCTGCGGGCCTGGTCGCTCCGGCCAGCGCGGCCGAAGCCGATCCGGTTCGCCTAGATGTCGGCCTGTCCGCAGGTACCGACCCGGCCGTCGTGGTCGACGCACTCGGTGATGCCGTGGTGACCACCCGGCCGGTCCCAGGCCTGGACGCGATCACGATCGACGTGCCCGCCGACCGCATCGACGCGGCCCTGACTGTTCTGGCCGCGACCGAGGGCGTGCGTTACGCCGATCGTGGGGCCGTCGTCGGGGCGGACAGCGAGGTGCTGCCCTACGCGCTGGTCGTATCCGAGGTGCCGCAGGCCTGGACGTGGACCGCCGGTAAGCCTGGTATCACGGTCGCCGTGGTCGACTCGGGTGTCAACGTCAACCTCGATATGCCCGCCACGCGCCTGGCGGCGGGCTATGACTTCGTCGACGGTGACGCTGCCCCGGCCGACAGCGACGGCCACGGCACGATGATGGCCAACGTGATCGCTGCGCAACGTGGCGGCGGGGTCGGCACGATCGGCGTCTGCAGTGCCTGCTCGATCATGCCGGTCCGTGTCCTGAGCAGCGGGCGGGGCACCACCGCCGACGCCGCGGCCGGCATCGCCTGGGCGGCCGACCACGGCGCTCGGGTCATCAACGCCTCTTTCAGCACCGCGTCACCCAGTCGGCTGTTGCTGGACGCGGTGGAACATGCGAACGCCAAGGGCGCGCTGGTCGTCGCCTCGGCAGGCAACGTGTACTCCGCCGCGCACCGCTACCCCGCGGCGTACGAGCCGGCCCTGGCCGTCACCGAGCACGACCGGTACTTCGACTACCCGGAGAAGAACACCGAGGACGACCAGTGGGTGGACGTGACTGCCTACGGCGGAAGCGCGGCGCTGGGCAAAGACGGCGAGATCGGCTACGCCAAGGGGTCGTCGGGAGCGACCGCCGTGGCCTCGGGCGTCGCCGCGCTCGCCTTCTCGATGCGGCCTGACGCTACTGCCGCTGAGGTGAACGCTCTGATCCGGCGCGACGCGGACCGGCAAGCGAACTATGTCGACTACCACCCGCCGCAGGTCGATGCGGCGCAGGTCGTCTACGACCTCGGCGGCACCGACACCGCTCCGCCCACCATCACCGAAACAGGCCTGACCGACGGTCAGCTCATTGGTGCAGCCGGGACCTACGTCCCCACTCAGGTCACCGACGATCACGGCGTCGAGCACGTCGACCTGATCGTCGGCGGCCAGGTCGCCGCCACTAGGACCGAGCTCGGCCGTTCGATTCCCTGGGAGCCGCCGACCGGTTACAACGGTCCACTTCCGGTGACTGTCGTCGCCTACGACTACGCCGGCAACACAGCCTCAGCCACGACCACCGTCCAAGTCGACTCCGTCCAGCCCACTGTCACCCTGGTCTCTCCCGCACAGACCGATACGGTGCACGGCACCACCGTCGACATCACCGTCGAGGCCTCCAGCGACACCAAGTCGATCGTCGCGCAATGGCAGGGCAGCAACCCGGCCTACAGCCTCAACCCCATTCCGGGCACCGACCGGTGGACGGGCAAGGCATCGCTGTCGCCCGAGGGGCAGTTCGGGCTGGACATCTGGGACAAGGCTGGCAACTACACCACCTTCAGCCATGCCTTCGCGGTGGACAACGACCCGCCCGCCGGCGGCACCATCGCACCGGCCTCCTGGGCCAAGGTCCGCGGGACCTTCGTCAGCACGCTCACCGGAGTGACCGACGCCAGCGGCATCGCCAAGGCCGAACTGTGGGCGGACGGCCGCTACCTCGGCGCCGACACCACCCTCCCCTACGCCCTCCCCGTGCCGACCGGCAGCTACACCGGCACCTTCCAGCTGACCTGGCGCGTCACCGACCGGCTGGGGCAGGAGCGCACCCTGCCGGCGCGTACCCTCGTCGCCGACAACACCGCGCCCACCGTCAAGATCACCAAGGCGCCGAAGAACAACGCCAAGGTCAGCGGCACGGTCAAGATCTACGTCAGCGCGTACGACGCCAGTGGCGTGGCCCGCGTCGAGCTGCTCGTCAACGGCAAGCTCGTCACCCGCGACACCACCGCTGGATACCTGCTCAAGCTCAACACCAAGAAGCAGAAAAAGACCATGAAGGTCCAGGTCCGGGTCTACGACAAGCTCGGCAACGTCCGGTACACGAGCGTCCGAACCTGGCACCGCAGGTAG